Proteins co-encoded in one Ziziphus jujuba cultivar Dongzao chromosome 9, ASM3175591v1 genomic window:
- the LOC107427975 gene encoding protein COFACTOR ASSEMBLY OF COMPLEX C SUBUNIT B CCB1, chloroplastic: MAMSMAAPKVLWTNHPLPHLLTYHPFPLHLHLRPKQQPKPWLGRPAISTNSKRTPGVVRASFHRESFQVAETVVGYSTASYYTSLGLFVISVPGLWSLIKRSVKSKIVQKTYIGEGESKKAPKQLAGEILSFFTRNNFAVTDRGETITFEGMMVPSRGQAALLTFCTCISLASVALVLTIAVPDFGNNWFWLTILSPLAGAYYWKRASRKEQIKVKMIVAEDGTLSEIVVQGDDQQVEQMRKELQLSEKGMVYVKGLFER; encoded by the exons ATGGCAATGTCAATGGCAGCACCTAAAGTACTATGGACGAACCACCCGCTTCCACACCTCCTCACTTATCATCCTTTTCCTCTACACCTTCATCTTCGTCCCAAGCAGCAGCCAAAGCCGTGGCTTGGACGCCCTGCGATATCAACCAACTCAAAGCGGACACCAGGGGTGGTTCGTGCTTCCTTCCACCGTGAATCCTTTCAAGTTGCAGAGACCGTAGTGGGTTATTCAACAGCCAGCTATTACACTTCTTTGGGTCTCTTCGTCATCTCCGTTCCTGGCCTTTGGTCTCTCATCAAACGCTCTGTAAAATCCAAG ATTGTGCAGAAAACGTACATTGGAGAAGGAGAATCAAAGAAAGCGCCAAAACAACTCGCAGGGGAAATTCTGTCATTCTTCACCCGAAACAATTTTGCTGTGACTGACAGAGGAGAGACCATTAC GTTTGAAGGCATGATGGTGCCAAGCAGAGGCCAAGCAGCATTACTAACCTTCTGTACCTGCATCAGCCTAGCGAGTGTGGCCCTGGTTCTTACAATAGCTGTTCCAGATTTTGGCAATAACTGGTTTTGGCTCACCATCTTGAGTCCATTAGC AGGAGCATATTACTGGAAGCGAGCATCGCGAAAGGAGCAGATCAAGGTTAAAATGATTGTGGCAGAAGATGGGACATTGTCGGAGATTGTTGTTCAAGGGGATGATCAACAAGTGGAGCAAATGAGGAAGGAGCTTCAACTTAGTGAAAAAGGCATGGTCTATGTCAAGGGCTTATTTGAGAGATAA